The window ATGGTATTGTTCTTCGACTCTCTGTAACAAGGATGAGAGTTACTGTAGAAAAAATCAGCAGAATAAGCTTAGTGCATGACCTCATGGaaaatcaaaactctttttttacaaaaaaataaatgatcgTTTATAGCAACCATATATATGGTGTCACattgatataatatttaataaattaaaattagaaatctgaaacaattaatgaaataaaaataaagataaataagaaaatgaaaaccatTAATAAAGTATAATATAATCTGAAACCAttgaaactaacaaaagaacCTATAAACGGTTATTAAAAGACAAATGGTGGATGATGGACTTTTGAAATTGCAGGGGCataaaactgtaaaattgtAACACAAATGGACGGCAACAAAATCAAGCAAATCCGTTTGACTTTGTCTAAAGAACACTCTCGCCATTGTCAAAGTACCATTGTCAAAGAAAGAACTTACAAAAGGGAAATTATATTGATAATTCTTCCATCTCGTGGCACACGAACCAAAGCTCCAAACATAATCTTTATGAAATCGATAGTTCGGTTCAGATTTTcgggtttgatttttttctttctcctagGCCTAATAATAGTATTTGAAAACATCCGTTTTATTCTTTCCTTAATACATGAAAACAGAGATGATCGATATATACTTAAATGTAAAATGATCTTAAAGATTTGTTAACTATTGTCATTTGTGCATCCTCCTGGTCCTCCAAAGAAGATAGCACTAGACCAATATTCACCAACCCCTGATATCGCTTGGACGTTGTAACAAGCTGGGCTGTTTGCAAATAATACTGAAGCTGAACCTGTAACAAGCTGGACTGTTTGCAAATAACACGATCGATCACTTTTAAGACCATACACATAAGCTGCTTTTTTAAAGCCCTCTTGTGCGAAATGCCCCCCCCNNNNNNNNNNNNNNNNNNNNNNNNNNNNNNNNNNNNNNNNNNNNNNNNNNNNNNNNNNNNNNNNNNNNNNNNNNNNNNNNNNNNNNNNNNNNNNNNNNNNNNNNNNNNNNNNNNNNNNNNNNNNNNNNNNNNNNNNNNNNNNNNNNNNNNNNNNNNNNNNNNNNNNNNNNNNNNNNNNNNNNNNNNNNNNNNNNNNNNNNNNNNNNNNNNNNNNNNNNNNNNNNNNNNNNNNNNNNNNNNNNNNNNNNNNNNNNNNNNNNNNNNNNNNNNNNNNNNNNNNNNNNNNNNNNNNNNNNNNNNNNNNNNNNNNNNNNNNNNNNNNNNNNNNNNNNNNNNNNNNNNNNNNNNNNNNNNNNNNNNNNNNNNNNNNNNNNNNNNNNNNNNNNNNNNNNNNNNNNNNNNNNNNNNNNNNNNNNNNNNNNNNNNNNNNNNNNNNNNNNNNNNNNNNNNNNNNNNNNNNNNNNNNNNNNNNNNNNNNNNNNNNNNNNNNNNNNNNNNNNNNNNNNNNNNNNNNNNNNNNNNNNNNNNNNNNNNNNNNNNNNNNNNNNNNNNNNNNNNNNNNNNNNNNNNNNNNNNNNNNNAATACCCGAATTGCTGTTGTAGCTAAACCTTCAAACTAGAACAGTCGACAACAGAGGAAGCTATTTCCAATATGAGGTTGGCGTCTTGGGGATGACTAGTGACCACTTTATTACACATATgcattttgtattgttttattaaattgtaaaaattaacaGAAGAATGTATATTAAAtgatgaaataattttatttatagtagtacaaaacaattaaatgaaCTAGGTAACAAGCTAGCTAGATCGTTTCAAAAACAAAGTGCAAAGTAAACCTAGCGCAAACATGATTGGCCAAACTGAGAATTTGATGGGAGTATCATGATCTCTACGTGTGATATATGAATAGTTAACGGCAGTGATAGTCGTTTGGCTTAAGGCGCAAACCAATCCAATCATCTCTGGAAAGCTACCAAATCTGTTTGATCTTTGAGTCGGATAGTGAAACCAAGGAATGGGCCCAAGTCCACTTCCACACAACTCTCTCAACTCTGCCTTTGTGTAAGAGATCGACGAGACAAAGTAGACAAGACAACAATGACATTAACATTGCAGCCAACGTGTAGAAAGGTTTATGAGTAGAAGAGATCTggtcaaaaacagaggaaggtaTTTCCAACATAAGGTTGATGATAACTAGAGACCACTCAATTATAAcctgtttaaaaaaataaaacaaaaaagtttccTTTTAATCATTTCGCCAACAAAGTTGTGAGCTGCAAAGTGTTAaagacttttttaaaaaatatcttaaaagaCCTTCGTTCGTGAGGCTCTTAGCAGTTTGTTCTCGATGTCCCGAGCTATTTCATTCACCAACATCATCTCATCTCTGGGAAAGAATCAAAAAATTAAGCAAacttgtgaagaaaaaaaaaatgaacgtATAGTATATGACATATATGTAAGTAAGAAGAATAATGTTAGCCTTTAATTTGAACAAATCTGGTTGCTCAAGCCTGACTCATTTGAGTTTTCAGAAGATATATTCTCAAATTTACTTAGTAATATCctccaaaaatattgaaaactaCAAACAAAAGCGCCCTTACTTTTCTAAAACTCTAGGGCACCAAAATTTCTTGTGAAAGATAAACGACTTCTTTACTGTTAAAAACTTAATTGGTAAAATTCAGTCTCGTTACTTTTTCCAATTTGAATCTCTATATCTTCCAATGAACACATATAGCATCGTTATTTTTGTAGTAGCTCATTAACTATGGTTACTGTAATCGAAAATATGAGTTGCAGTTATACCTCAAGTGTGCAGTACTCCACCCGGGGAAGTTAATGGCTTCTTCAAAACCATCTTTCCATTCTTGAAGCTTTTCGGCTTTATCACGTCGCTTAGCAAAGGCATCTCCAAAGCTTCCTGTCTGATTTTCAACGTCGAGAGGATCAACATGGTAAAGGACAGGACACTTCATTTTCTCATCCAGGTACATCATTCGGATAATATCatccatatatattttggattttaagatGGCTACAACTTCATCGAAACACCATTTTGAATCCCCAAAATTTTCGGAGATCACAATCACTGAAATTCTCGATACTTCGATTGCTTTTAACGACTCCTCATATCTCTCTTCAGCTGGTAGTTAGTCATATAAGAAGGTTTTGATCCGTTTCCTACGAAGACAGCCACATAGATGGCTTGTTGTCACGAGTGTCTTTACTCCTGAAACTTAATTATGAACACATCGTGTTTCATTTTAGGACGTGGATTCatccttttcttgttcttatcGCATCAGTCTGCCTTCTTCTGTAACCATCTTGAATTCTAATTataacatttttcttatttttaaatttctttgcAGTCCCCTCTAGAAATGAGTATCTTTAGTTCTCTTTACTAACGTACAAAAATACACGACTTGACTCCTTTTTTCTATTGCAATTTGCAAACTTTCTTCGCACGTACGTAGCTTCTTGGCAGCTTCtgcatttaattaatattcTGATTAAGACATGGATCTGTCTACATATATCGACAGCACCTTAAGCTGACTTTTCACGTGCCCCTAAAATCTTCCTACAAACTCTTCGAACATTCATGTCATGTTTTATTGGATTGAACTGAATTGAATAGTTTTTCTCGGAACTCGGAAGCACAGTACTCGATTATGTTTTGTACCACTtcaaatttgttgttgttgtaatcatACACGTCAGGAGacattaattcaaatatgtacttaGTTTTATATCACATACTGAGAATGATCTATTCAAGTAGTTGAAGTCCGATCCGTTCAATCTTTTTCACTGTGTTCAAACTATGGCAAATAATAACCACAGAAGCTTAGAATTGCAAATTGGACTATATTAATTAGTAACCCACAACGTAAAAATAACGGAATTTTCAAATGAATATATCTATGAGGTGCTTCTGAAGAATGCAAACTAATGAATGGCTAATTTGGATGcagattaataaaagaaaaaaggttttatatgatcagaaaaagaaaaaaaaaactaagcagAGAGTGAAACAGTCAATGGAGAGAGATAAAGCAAACTCGAAAAGAAAAGAGACTGAAACAGCTGTTGTGCGTCTTGTCTTTCACATGTAAAGACCTTCCGGaactccttctttcttcttgaacATAACCTTCTCCTTTGCCTTCTTGAAGTCCACATGCGTCACCTATAAACCAATAGACCAAATAggttaaaatcaaattattacaAAGATCTGCATAGATATATTAAGGGGTGAGAATCATCTTTACTTTCATTCGACGCTCTCTAAGAGCAAGCAGACCAGCTTCTGTGCATATCGCCTTTATATCAGCTCCTGAGAACTCGTCTTTCGTCATTACAAACTCTTCTAAGTTCACATCTTCAGCCAAAGTCATCTTTGATGTGTGTATCTAGTAATAGCATGCATTTAAAAACCAATCAGATcgttctacaaaaaaaaatttaaaaaaaaaatgttaacaatTGTGGTACCTGGAAGATACGTCTCCTTGTTTTGATATCTGGAAGAGGGAACTCGATTTTCCTGTCGATCCGGCCTGGTCTAAGAAGTGCCGGGTCTAGACTTTCGATTCTGTTTGTCGCGAGAATAACCTTAACATCTCCTCTTGAATCAAACCCATCAAGCTGGTTCAGTAGTTCCAACATGGTTCTTTGGATTTCACGTTCACCACCTGAGTTTGCATCATACCTGTTTCAACAACCATTTTCTATCACAGATTAGATACCATCTCTGAAGCAAAGTCCagaatattgttattatttgatCAAGTCATACCGCTTAGTGCCAACGGCATCAATCTCGTCTATGAAAACAATAGAAGGTGAAAGGTCATCGGCAACCCTGAAAAGCTCCCTCACAAGCTTGGGACCATCTCCCAAATACTTCTGAATCAGTTCACTACCGACAACACGCAAGAAAGTAGCTGATGTAGAATTCGCCACTGCCTGAAAGAATACCAATAGATAATACTTGCTCATACCTCACAGTTCCGAAAGTAACAAGCATAAGGCAAATTAAAAGGAGACAACATGCTTGAGACATAGACAAAACAGAAAACGAAGATACTAGATCAATCCAAGTGACTCTGAAAATCTTCCTTTATGATCTAATATCTCAATTCTATGTGATCAAACCAAAGAAGCCAGGCCACTGTCCTGACTAATTTATCATTCTAGTGACGAGGAACTACAGCCTTGCTTAGTGAAGACTGATGAAAGACTGAATTGAGCAGTTAACAACTAGGAAGCTTACTGTAATTGATACACCATATAGGCTAAAAGACAAACCTTAGCAAGCAATGTCTTCCCAGTGCCTGGTTCACCATACAAGATCACACCCTTTGGTGGCTTAATTCCAATATCTTCATACAATTCGGGATGTGTTAAAGGTAGCTCAACAGCTTCCTTAATCTCCTGAATCTGAGCTTCTAAACCTCCAATGTCAGCATATGACTCCAGAGGAGCTTTCTCCACTTTCATCACAGACACCATTGGATCCACTTCATCCTGAAGAATCCCAACAACAGAGAGTACCTACCACAAAACGATACAAATGTTCACATAGACGAATTGGTTTAACGTTGCCATGGACAAGCATTGTCAAATCAGCTACTCTTCCGACTAATTCCCAAAAAAACGAAGCCCTAATAACTTCTCAATACCTTGTTATGCATCAAAATTGAGCAGCCAGGTTCAAGCTGATCCTTATCAACGAAAGACAAAATCCCAACGTAATACTCAGGaccaacagaagaagaaacaatggcATGATTCTCATCAATAAGCTCTTCTAGATTGCCAACACTCATAGGTGTACCACGAAGATCATCAACTTTAGATCTGTCTTCCTCAGCTTTCTCCTCCTGAGGTTTCAACCTCTCCTGATTCGCCACAAACTCTTCCTCCATAAGAAGATAGTCCTTGATTCGCTCCAGTTTAAGCAATCTAAGCTTACATTTGGTAGAAGGAGTCACCGTCGGCAACCTCGCCGCCGCTTCAGGTCCTTTCTGCCTCCGTTGCTTCCTCCCTACACGAGCAGGTGGTGCGGCTGGTTcgaacttcttctctttcttgtcACCACCATCTGGTTTCCGATCTCCTTGTCGATTCAATCCGCCGGACGGTCCTTGACCCATCggagtttcttctttctctcgtgCTTCGTCTCTCTGAGGTTTCTTGCTCTCGGAGAAACAAATCTTCAAATCTAAATCACAGAGGGGATAATTAAAAGGGCTTTTTATTTGGGCCTTTTTATGCTATAAGAAACTTAATGGGCTTATTAGTACcgcaaatttttatatatatttttaattgccAAAtgtgtcatcttttttttttttttttttttttttttgtttaaaaccaAATGTGTCATCAGCTAATCAGCTTCactaattatgttcttttaaaaagGGTcataactttgttttctttcagttCTTTAGGAATAAAAAGATCTTGtatgattatttaatttcttatggATTTCAATTTTGTATCCGCTTCCATCAGTCTTGTGTACAATTAATGTAGGCATTGACTAATATCATAAAGATAAACCCACACTAATAATGCCACATGACAAATGGCAATACCGATTATAATAATTAGGGAATAGTATAAATTGTTTGgctaatatatatacttgaacTTGAGGAAACAAATTACACTGAGACATTTGTTGACTGAAGCAAATTAAAATGGTCTCTACACACAAATGCTTGTTTTTCACATTTCTTTGTCTTGCTCTTCTTTTTAATCAAggtatttcttttcttttcaacatGTCACTAATCAATAGTATTAGTTTTTGTGTTCtactgttttggttttttttggataacCAGTTCATAAGAAATTGATTGTCTTTGAACTCTTCTTTGTTATTTAAGGTCTTGCGACAAGAGAgatattttctacaaaaaacaAGACTATGTTTGCGATGAAGGATGGCGATTCAGCCGATCCATGTGGAGAGATAACGAGCTGCGACCAAAAATGTTTCGACCAAGATTTCCCTAAAGGAGGATTGTGCTTAGCATCTACTGGTGATGCATCTACATTTCTCTGcctttgtaaaatttaaatttgtttgcaACTTTCAACttttctaattataataaaataaaagttataagAAACTTATTTTCATATTGGATACAGTCTTATTTAATTTCAGAGTCAGGAGAAAAAGACCATACAATAGTACTTAGATTATTTACTAACATTAATCTTTTTTCATAATACAGTATAGGCTAATAGACACCAAAATATTCGACTACATCACATTGCTCTCATGGTATAGACGAATTACGGTGGCATGAATGATTGCTAACAACTTATTTTGCCTAGTGGCATACAGCTTGTGTATGTTTTACTAATTATCTCAGTCATAAACAGCAAGCTTCTGATACTCATCACCTTTGATGGCTAACCCCATGACATCTTCAGGATTCACGATCCCACCTTCTTCAAGAAACAGAGTCAGTAGATTCTTGGAAAACCCGCTAACCAAAGCCACTCCTTTCTTCTTAGCCGCCACTGGTGTAGCCGACGAGTCCCTCAGGTTCCAAAACACTATTTCCGGAACCTTCTCAAAACCCTTCTCTTTATACTTCCTCTGAACCACCTCATAATCCGTCTCCACTTCTTCTTGGACCGTTCCTTGGATTTTTTCAACCGTTCCTCATATCTACTTTCGTAGTCACTCTCGTCACTCTCATAAGCAGTCTGGTAGTCGCTCCCGGAGTAACTTTTGGAGTCACTCACCTCCCATTCCCAATGGTAGTTTCTTGTCGCACTATCGAACTCCATGTCGCTGAACACAAAGATCCGCTTGATCATCTCATCGTCGGTTAGGTTATTCTCGACTGCAACATCTAGAATACGATCAAACACCTTCTGTAAATCCGTGTTCCCTCCCCATTCCATTCGTCTGATAAAGCCAGTCTTTTCTCTCAGACTCGAACCTGTTACTAGATGCAGCTCCGGGTTCTGACTAAAAGTGATAACTTTCCCTTTCCACGGCTCTTCGTTAAGTTCCGAAACCAACAACCCTAGCGCCACACAAACCTCCATAGGTGTACCCGACATGCTTCCAGAGACATCACAAACCGCCAAAGAACTCTTCATCTTCCCCTTCTTGGCAACATCATCAACCATTCTCTCCCACTGAAGCTCTGCTACTTCCGCCCCGACTTCACCATCCTCCAGCTGGCTGATGATCTGATGAGGAAGCAACGCGCCAGCCGCAATGTTCTTCTTCCCGGATTTCACATCCCCCAAAAACTCTGAAAACCTCGCCAAATCATGTTCCACAAAGTGCGTTCTGTAATTCTTCATAGCCACAGAAGCAACTCTGTTGTACTTCAACAAGTTCCATTCTCTTGCACTCATGGACAACTCAGGCAACTCAAGAGCTTTATGCAACGGCACAAGAACTTGTTTCCTCAGCCTATCTCTAATCCTATACGCATAATGTGCTTCTTCGATTCCTTGATCATACTCACCCCTAGAAAACATCCTTCTAGCGATAGCCTCACATATCAGAGTAGCCTTGTCATAAGAAGAATCAACCGAAGGACACCACTTGGAAGCTAACCCAATCTTATTCAGCTGATTCGAATTCAAACACTCCAAATCCGATTTCAGCACATCCGCAAACAAATCCGCAGTTCGATCAAAGAGTAATCTGTAACTAGCATCAGAGTTATACCTCTCTAGCGCCTTTTTAGCATTTTCCAACTCTCTCTGTTTCCGTAAAGCCCTAGCCTTGATCTTATCCACAGGACCACCAATCTCCTCCGCGGTTTCCAGAATCCGATCTTCAAGTTCACCGGAGATATCAGACCTTTGCTCAATCGTCCCTTTGAATCTCCTCTGAACCCTCTTCCTCCAAACCCGCTTTCTCCCTCTCCCCATCTGTTGATCACCTTCCAAGATCCGATAGAGAATCTCAGGAAAATCTTTGAAATACCCAAAATCAACAAGAGAAGGGAGATTCAAAGCTAGGGTTTTTGGGTGATTCTTGTAAAGCCAAAGCGCAGCAGTGTAAAACCCTTCTTTATCTGATTTTCCGGTTCCTCTGACACCTCTGAGGTTGCAGACGAGCTTCAACGTAGTCAAGGGATCGTGAGTCCAAGAAGCCTCAAGCCTTTGGATCAGATCACCGGGACATGTGTCGGGGACgatgtggaagaagaaatcaagacaTGGGCTCCCGGAAGAGAGAAACGTCGGGGAAAAGTTTCCGGTTAGACCCATCGGTGGTTCTTCGAGGTTTAAACCGGCGGTTTGGGATATCAAACCATGGGAATCGGAAACAGGGGTTTCCAATGAATTGACGGTGACTGGGTTGGCAGTTTGTAGATCGCCGGCGACGGAAGGTGGGCCAAGAAGGATTGAAGTAGAAGAAGCCATTGTAAGAGAGAATTTGTTATTGTGGCGGTGATGGTCTCAAGAGTTATATCTTAGGGTTTTCTACTCTGACGCTTATTATATAATGAGATTAGCTTGGGGAGCACGTTGGAGTCATCATGgtatatcattatatttatcaatatattaTCAATTTGGACAAGTGTAACCAAATCACTTTTGACTCCTTAACAAAATAggaaaactaataaaaagtttcatatattaatgtacaaataaaaatttattttccatttactaaaattaatgatttaactattagtattttctttaaattaaaattaaaactaacaaaaaatataataaagtataCACATGCTGACTTGCGTGAGTATTGGTCaattaaatttcaatatgtATCCAAACTACTTAATTCATTTAGCATGAAAATTGTTCAATAAACAATGtataattttaaccaaaaacaatgTATATATGTTGAAGTTTGTAATAACAAAATAAGTAAGTGATTTAAAGggtaattaatttatatgaatgattttttgattttttgacgaaaattttagtatatttataaatctcaatgtatttaaaattagtttggCATGACGTAAAACTTttacttattactttattagATAAtaacaaatgtatttttttttaaaacaatgcCATATATTTCCATATATGGGGGAAAATTCCATTTATTGCATTCGgctaattatgttttgttatatttttaattaaaatacatttgTTGCTTATTGGTGAATTATTCAAATATAACTAGTAAAATTTACAATACCATTGttaataacaattattattttttacttaatcTTTAATCTTTTTGAACTTTCATTCGTTTCTCCttactaaaataatttgttgttagtattaatttttaatagtatgaactaaaatatataaattttattacaatagtgtatgactaatcatggagagaaccttttgaataaaaagaaattatatcacgatagtgtatgactaaccatggagagaacctcggttctgTCATTCTTccttatagagagaaccttgcgtccaacctcctccaccatggagagaaccttcgctCCGCCTTTCTCTAttgggaagataaccttgcatccaactTCCCCCACCTTCCTCcattggagagataaccttgcatccaacctcccccaccttcctcccttagggagataaccttgcgtccaacctcctctaccatagagagaacctcggctctgtcctcctcctgtgtggagagaatatgttcacgtcttttagctatctcaaagtggcttactccaacaaccaatgaaacaaAAGACCTTTTTCCAACGTCAcgaaatcttttgatagtaactaatgttaaatttccaaTGTATTTCATGGAAGTTtattgacacaccatgatgtagttTCTGTCttcaagctcctatggatctatcaacaacgatttatgtttttccaatatatatatgtttgttgtaggcttgtgtttgattgGCTATTTTATCCAACTATTAGGATCTATCAACCatgaccttctcctctttatcttcttttgagattgaacaaaGGGTAACAATTatctttgcacaaaaaaaaggtctatgaccaatcaatcaaggttgagaaattagaaaaaaattaatttgacataataataaaataatagaaaattataagcactgtaatatataaaacctaaagtaattcaaagatgaaaatataaattaaataaaacaatctaaaactattacaataaaatttaaaatacagtattagaaaaagaagatgcataaattcatcttccattttttttggggtcaacatattaatattacctattccaaactgaaaaagtagaaagtaggagtatatgttggtttaaaaaaaataaggaaaatttgttttcccattaaaaaagtttgactaatagaacaaagttgaaagcagtatttttgaataaattattctgtttgatgaataatatgagacggtctatgtttatatagaagtgagtattaacattttttagaattaataattgtctgtatattttctttaattccttttctattttatgagaaaatttattccaatgagctcattgtttttttaaaaatttcttgtttCCCATTTTCTTGTAAGATGTACTATCGTTCGACGATAAGAGcgctttctgtttagttgatctagtgttatataatctctgttgttatctttgcatttgtgtattcatcaattttgttttgctaCCTGTCGTGCAAA is drawn from Camelina sativa cultivar DH55 chromosome 1, Cs, whole genome shotgun sequence and contains these coding sequences:
- the LOC104702106 gene encoding 26S proteasome regulatory subunit 4 homolog B encodes the protein MGQGPSGGLNRQGDRKPDGGDKKEKKFEPAAPPARVGRKQRRQKGPEAAARLPTVTPSTKCKLRLLKLERIKDYLLMEEEFVANQERLKPQEEKAEEDRSKVDDLRGTPMSVGNLEELIDENHAIVSSSVGPEYYVGILSFVDKDQLEPGCSILMHNKVLSVVGILQDEVDPMVSVMKVEKAPLESYADIGGLEAQIQEIKEAVELPLTHPELYEDIGIKPPKGVILYGEPGTGKTLLAKAVANSTSATFLRVVGSELIQKYLGDGPKLVRELFRVADDLSPSIVFIDEIDAVGTKRYDANSGGEREIQRTMLELLNQLDGFDSRGDVKVILATNRIESLDPALLRPGRIDRKIEFPLPDIKTRRRIFQIHTSKMTLAEDVNLEEFVMTKDEFSGADIKAICTEAGLLALRERRMKVTHVDFKKAKEKVMFKKKEGVPEGLYM